The genomic stretch TCACGACGCAAGGCGCTGTGCAATGCCCTGACAGTCTCTGGCTGGACTTTGTACTTTTTATGCAGGGGAGCCATTCCTACGTTCGCGGGTGGAGGCGTTCTCGACAACGGGGCGCTTCGGCGACTCGCGCGGGCCGTGAAGGTCCGCGCCACAGCAACGCACGGAGGCGGCGTCATGGCGGATACGGCAGAGAACCCTCTTGGGCTGAATGGCTTCGAGTTCGTGGAGTTCACCAGCCCCCAGCCAGAGGTGATGGAGCGCCTCTTCGAGCGGCTGGGGTTCACCGCGTACTCCAAGCACCCGTCCAAGGAACTGGTCCGCTACAAGCAGGGCGGCATCAACCTGCTCATCAACCGCGAGTCCGCAGGACAGGCCGCTGAGTTCCGCGCGGAGCACGGTCCGTCCGCCAGCGGCATGGCCTTCCGCGTGGCGAACGCGCGCAGCGCCTACGAGATGGCCCTGGAGCGTGGCGCCAAGGCGGCGGACCCGGAGCGGGGCTCGCTGGGTGAGGGCTCCTATGTCCTGGAGGGCATCGGTGGCAGCCTGCTGTATCTGGTGGACCGCCACGGGGCGATGGGGTCGCTCTATGACACCTGGCAGGAGATTCCGGGCGCCGAGGAGGCCGAGGCGAAGAACAGCGTGGGCCTGGAGACGCTGGACCACCTGACCCACAACGTGCGCCGCGGGCAGATGCGCACCTGGTCGTCCTTCTACAACCGCATCTTCGGCTTCACCGAGCAGAAGTACTTCGACATCAAGGGCCAGGCCACGGGCCTGTTCAGCCAGGCGATGATCGCTCCGGACAAGGCCATCCGGATTCCGCTCAACGAGAGCCAGGACGACAAGTCGCAGATTGAAGAGTTCATCCGCCAGTACAAGGGCGAGGGCATCCAGCACCTGGCGCTCACCACGCCGGACATCTACGACACCGTGGAGCGGCTGCGCGCGCGCGGCGTGGCGCTGCAGGACACGCTGGAAACCTACTACGACCTGGTCGACAAGCGCGTCCCCAACCACGGCGAGGACCTGACGCGGATGCGCAAGAACCGCATCCTCATCGACGGCAGCGAGGACGAGGGCCTGCTGCTCCAGATCTTCACCGAGAACCTCTTCGGGCCCATCTTCTTCGAAATCATCCAGCGCAAGGGCAACGAGGGCTTCGGGAACGGC from Myxococcus xanthus encodes the following:
- the hppD gene encoding 4-hydroxyphenylpyruvate dioxygenase yields the protein MADTAENPLGLNGFEFVEFTSPQPEVMERLFERLGFTAYSKHPSKELVRYKQGGINLLINRESAGQAAEFRAEHGPSASGMAFRVANARSAYEMALERGAKAADPERGSLGEGSYVLEGIGGSLLYLVDRHGAMGSLYDTWQEIPGAEEAEAKNSVGLETLDHLTHNVRRGQMRTWSSFYNRIFGFTEQKYFDIKGQATGLFSQAMIAPDKAIRIPLNESQDDKSQIEEFIRQYKGEGIQHLALTTPDIYDTVERLRARGVALQDTLETYYDLVDKRVPNHGEDLTRMRKNRILIDGSEDEGLLLQIFTENLFGPIFFEIIQRKGNEGFGNGNFQALFESIELDQIRRGVIKVD